In Fusobacterium russii ATCC 25533, the sequence TATTATGGTTATTATTCCTTATTTCTATATTGACACTATCAGTAATTCTTGAAAGAATAGTATTCTTCTCAAAGAATGAAAAAGGTGTTGGAAAGGATTTTAAACTTGAAATAAATAAATTGATTCAAGAAAATAAAATTGAGGAAGCAATAGAGTTATGTAAAACTAAAAAAAGCTGTGTAGCAACTTCTATTGCAAGATTTCTAAAGAGTTCAAAGAAAGATTTAGAAGTTCAGGACTATGAAAATATAATAAAGGAAATTACAATAGAAGAAATAGCACCCTTTGAATCAAAATTAAACTGTTTGGCAAGTGTTATAGGTATAGCACCTATGCTAGGGCTTTTAGGGACAGTTACAGGTATGATAAAAGCTTTTACAAATATATCAAAATTTGGTTCAGGTGATGCAGCAGTCGTTGCAGATGGTATAGCTGAAGCACTTTTAACAACAGCATTTGGGCTTATAATAGCTATTCCAACAATAGTTGTTTATAATTACTTAAATAGAAGGTTAGAAAAAACAGAAAATGAAATAGATAAGATTTCAACAAATATAATTAATATTTTTAGGAGATAAGTATGGGGAAATATAGAAAAAAAAGAGCTTCGGTTCAACCAGATTTAACTCCTCTTATTGATGTTGTGTTTCTTTTAATAATATTTTTTATGGTGACAACAACTTTTAATAATTTTGGCTCAATTCAAGTTGATTTACCGAGTTCTACAATTGAAAAAACAGATAAAAACAAAAGCATAGAAATTATAATAGATAAGGATGGTTTATATTATATTTCTGACAATGGAAAAATTAATCCCATAGACTTTGATAAATTAGATACTTATTTGAAGGATGTCAAACAAACTACAATCTCTGCAGATAAAAATTTAAAATATCAAACAATTATGGATTTAATAACAAAAATAAAAGAAAATGGAGTTGAAAATTTAGGATTAAATTTTTATGAATAGGAGCTGCCATGAAAAAATACATTTTAATTTCCTTACTTTTCCATTTAAGCTTGTTTATTTTTTTAAAAAGTTATAAGCAATTAGGAAATGAGAATTTTAATAAAGTAGTTCCAATAACTTTTGTGGCAACGACTTCTTCTCCTAATCCAGGTTCCCCTATAGTAGCACCTAAAGAGGTTGAGAAAAAAGAGGAAAAAAAGCCTGAAATTAAAAAAGAGGAGAAAAAAATAGAAATAAAAAGTAAAATAGCGGATAAAAAAGAAAAAAAAGTAGAGGAAAAAATTCAAGAGAAAACAGAAGAAAAAAATTTAGAGCAAGATCAAAGCAAAGAAGATGATACAGAAAATACAAGTGAAGATGGAAATACTAAAGAGAAAACTCAAAATGATGGAGATAATGTATTTTCAGGTTCTAATTTTATGAATGACGGTGATGGAGGCTATGTGGCTCTATCGTCAGCTGGAATAAATTATGAAATACTTAATGAAGTGGAACCTGAATATCCTTCACAAGCAGAAATGATAGGGTACTCTGAAAGAGTTATAGTAGGTGTAAAATTTTTAGTTGGTTTGAAAGGAGAAATCTTAAAAGTAGAGATAACAAAATCCCATGCAAAGCTTGGTTTTGATGATGAAGTGAAGAAAGCTATAAAAAAATGGAGATTTAAACCTATTTTTCATCATGGAAAAAATATAAAAGTTTATTTTGAAAAAGATTTTATATTTAACCCTAGATAAAAAAGAATGTACAAAATTTTTAAGTTCTATGCTGTAATTATTGTAGGCTTGAAATATTAATAAAGATTTGATAATTAGATTCTCATAGATAAAAAAACGATTGCTTGTTAAAGACTTGCAATCGTTTTTTTAACTATTTCTTTTTTTGATAAAGCTCTGTAATGTATCTTTTATGTTTTGCCACCAGCTCTAAAATTTGGCTTCTTGAAAATTTACTTTTTCTGGAAATAGGTAATGAAGAAATAACATCAGTAAAATGAGAGAAAATATTTTCCCTATTTTCACCTTCTAATAAATTTTTTTTAAAATTCTCTATTTTAGCTGATAATTCAGAATTTCCTTTTTCATCTAGTTCTAATTTTTCAAACATTCTTGTAAGTAAACAAGTCATTTCCTTACAATCTCCTTCTTTTTTAGGACTATTGTCAAGTAAACATTTCTCTATACATTTAGATAAATCTTTTTTTAAATCATCTAAACTCATATAGACTGAATAAATTGGTGCAACTGAACAATTTAATTCTTTGGCGATATTTTTAGCAGTAACAGCTTCAGAGCCCTCTCTTTTAAAGATTTTTATAGCAGAATCCAGTATCATTTCCTTAGTATAGACAGATTTTCTAGCCATAATATCTCTCCAATCTAAAAGTGAAATAGTGTAGATATATGTTATACTAAAACTAAGTATAAATCAATATCCTAATTACTTACAAATTGTTAAAGTTAACAGATATAAAATTTTTAATTATATCAAAATCACTTTCATTCGGATGTGATTCAGCCTCCAATATAATTTCATGCATATTTGGAACAAATTTATGAATAATATTTAATGGAAATTTATTGAATTTTTCTTGTAAATCTTCTGAAACTCTACCTCTAGCTAAAACACCGGTCTTAAAGTAATTATTTTTGGCACAAAGTTTGCTTAAATTATTGAAGCATTTTTTTGCATGCTCTGAATCTAGTGCAGCCGCTAATGTGCCTATAAAGTATAAATTCTTTCCTGATAGCTTCTTTAAAAGTTTTCTTGCTTTTTCATCTGCAGTTGCCTTGTCTATCCATGTTCCTATAATAATATTTTCAAAGCTATTTAACTTTTCTTCACTCACAGTTTCTATAGCTGTTATTTCTTTTTCACAATTTAAATACTCAAAAGCTTTTTCACAGACTTTTTTAGTATTTCCAGTTAACGATGAATAAACAATTAATATTTTCATTCTTACCTCCATTTTTTAAAAGTTTACAATTTGGCCATCTTTCATTTTTATTATTTTATCACATATTGATAAAGTGGATTCCCTATGTGAAACCAAAATAATGGTTTTATTTTTTGTTTCCTCAGCTAATGACTTTAATATAATAGCTTCATTTTGAATATCAAGATTAGATGTTGGCTCATCTAATAAAAAAATCTCTCTATTTGCTAGGAAAGCTCTAGCCAGACCTATTCTTTGTTTTTCACCACCGGAAAAATTTTTTCCTCCCTCTTCAACTATGGTATCCAACTTTAATGGCAACGAATAGACATAATCATAGAATGAAGCTTTTTTTAGAGCAGAGTAAATTTCTTCATCACTTGCGTCAGGTTTTGCTACCAAGAGATTATCTCTTAAATTTCCAATAAATAAATTAGTGGATTGAGTCATATAATTAAATTTTTTATGAAGTTCTTTTAAAGGAATATTTTTTATATTTTTAGAATCGATAAAAATGTTTCCGGAATTGCTATTCCAAAATCTCATAATAAGTTTTAGCAGAGTTGATTTTCCACAGCCACTTTCTCCCATTATACCAATTAAACTCCCTTTTTTTATACTTAAATTTATATTTTTTAGAATTGGAGCTTTTGAATTTTCATATTTAAATTCAAGATCTTTAATTTCAATTATTTCTTCATTAGAATTATTGTCGTAATTGCAATCTGTGTCTTTTATTTTTTCAAAGACTGTACTTTCTTCTTCAATTAAATTTAAAACTCTATCTCCTGAAGCAAATGTTTGAGATAGTATATTCCCTAAATTTGCTAAATTTATATAAGGAATAAAACTTCCAACCTGTAATACAGCAGCGAGAATTGCAGCTTCTATAGAAACTAAGTTTTTATAAATTAAAATTGAGCTTAAAAGTAAATGTACAAGGGAAATAAAAATTATTACAGAATCACTTATTCTTTGTATTTCAGCCATTTTATTTCTTAAATCTTTTTGATTTTTACCAAGTGACAAAGTGATGTCATCTATCTTTTTTTCCATTTTTTGCCCTAAAGAATACTGTAAAATTTCTTTAATCCCTCTTAATTTATCCAGAAATTCATCATTTAAATTAGCTAACTTATTTCTTGTTAGAATACCAGATTCTCTTGATTTACTCGCTGTAAAATAAGGTATAAAAATAGCTATTATAATTTGGCTAAATAACATATATATAGCATAGAATATTTGTAAATGTGAAAAATAAATAAAAAG encodes:
- a CDS encoding MotA/TolQ/ExbB proton channel family protein, giving the protein MLHYLKVGGPILWLLFLISILTLSVILERIVFFSKNEKGVGKDFKLEINKLIQENKIEEAIELCKTKKSCVATSIARFLKSSKKDLEVQDYENIIKEITIEEIAPFESKLNCLASVIGIAPMLGLLGTVTGMIKAFTNISKFGSGDAAVVADGIAEALLTTAFGLIIAIPTIVVYNYLNRRLEKTENEIDKISTNIINIFRR
- a CDS encoding ExbD/TolR family protein encodes the protein MGKYRKKRASVQPDLTPLIDVVFLLIIFFMVTTTFNNFGSIQVDLPSSTIEKTDKNKSIEIIIDKDGLYYISDNGKINPIDFDKLDTYLKDVKQTTISADKNLKYQTIMDLITKIKENGVENLGLNFYE
- a CDS encoding energy transducer TonB yields the protein MKKYILISLLFHLSLFIFLKSYKQLGNENFNKVVPITFVATTSSPNPGSPIVAPKEVEKKEEKKPEIKKEEKKIEIKSKIADKKEKKVEEKIQEKTEEKNLEQDQSKEDDTENTSEDGNTKEKTQNDGDNVFSGSNFMNDGDGGYVALSSAGINYEILNEVEPEYPSQAEMIGYSERVIVGVKFLVGLKGEILKVEITKSHAKLGFDDEVKKAIKKWRFKPIFHHGKNIKVYFEKDFIFNPR
- a CDS encoding TetR/AcrR family transcriptional regulator, producing the protein MARKSVYTKEMILDSAIKIFKREGSEAVTAKNIAKELNCSVAPIYSVYMSLDDLKKDLSKCIEKCLLDNSPKKEGDCKEMTCLLTRMFEKLELDEKGNSELSAKIENFKKNLLEGENRENIFSHFTDVISSLPISRKSKFSRSQILELVAKHKRYITELYQKKK
- a CDS encoding flavodoxin family protein, whose translation is MKILIVYSSLTGNTKKVCEKAFEYLNCEKEITAIETVSEEKLNSFENIIIGTWIDKATADEKARKLLKKLSGKNLYFIGTLAAALDSEHAKKCFNNLSKLCAKNNYFKTGVLARGRVSEDLQEKFNKFPLNIIHKFVPNMHEIILEAESHPNESDFDIIKNFISVNFNNL
- a CDS encoding amino acid ABC transporter ATP-binding/permease protein produces the protein MKNKRSPIIIMLNLIKLVQNLWKIMFIAVLTGVTGFILSFGISLFAAYAILSILPETKDGLKNIFLGNFSTQTYFFIMIFCGFFRGILHYLEQYCNHYIAFNILAEIRVKLFKIMRKLAPAKMEQKNQGDIVSMLTADIELLEVFYAHTISPILIAFFTSVVLFIYFSHLQIFYAIYMLFSQIIIAIFIPYFTASKSRESGILTRNKLANLNDEFLDKLRGIKEILQYSLGQKMEKKIDDITLSLGKNQKDLRNKMAEIQRISDSVIIFISLVHLLLSSILIYKNLVSIEAAILAAVLQVGSFIPYINLANLGNILSQTFASGDRVLNLIEEESTVFEKIKDTDCNYDNNSNEEIIEIKDLEFKYENSKAPILKNINLSIKKGSLIGIMGESGCGKSTLLKLIMRFWNSNSGNIFIDSKNIKNIPLKELHKKFNYMTQSTNLFIGNLRDNLLVAKPDASDEEIYSALKKASFYDYVYSLPLKLDTIVEEGGKNFSGGEKQRIGLARAFLANREIFLLDEPTSNLDIQNEAIILKSLAEETKNKTIILVSHRESTLSICDKIIKMKDGQIVNF